In Acidobacteriota bacterium, a single genomic region encodes these proteins:
- the ttcA gene encoding tRNA 2-thiocytidine(32) synthetase TtcA has translation MAYQSTLEARLARKTTRAIKAFDLIEDGDRVMVGLSGGKDSWALMHLLDVLRRRAPVDFSLVAVNVDSGYAAYKHEVIARTCEDRGWEYRIEHTSIGDIMDDVLDADATPCSLCARLRRGVLYRIAAEVGATKIALGHHADDFVETLLLNLLFAGSLKAMPARLVSDDRRHVVIRPLVYVTEDEARAYTRECGLEVIGCCCPVCGDLSLKRQRIKRWLLDLEREHPGVKSSMLKALGNVAPRHLLDTRLNPPGELRAAGHIPSDLPEPVSEGAAPS, from the coding sequence ATGGCCTACCAGAGCACTCTCGAAGCCCGGCTCGCCCGCAAGACGACCCGCGCGATCAAGGCTTTCGATCTCATCGAGGACGGTGATCGTGTGATGGTCGGCCTGTCGGGGGGCAAGGACAGTTGGGCGCTTATGCACCTGCTCGACGTGCTCCGCCGGCGCGCGCCGGTCGATTTCTCGCTGGTGGCCGTCAACGTCGATTCCGGCTACGCCGCCTACAAGCACGAGGTCATCGCCCGTACCTGTGAAGATCGCGGGTGGGAGTACCGCATCGAGCACACGTCTATCGGCGACATCATGGACGACGTGCTCGACGCCGACGCGACCCCGTGCTCGCTGTGCGCACGGCTGCGGCGGGGGGTGCTGTACAGGATCGCCGCCGAGGTGGGCGCGACGAAGATCGCGCTGGGGCACCACGCGGACGACTTCGTGGAGACGCTGCTGCTGAATCTGCTCTTCGCCGGGTCGCTGAAGGCGATGCCGGCGCGGCTGGTCTCGGACGACCGGAGGCACGTCGTCATCCGGCCGCTGGTCTACGTGACGGAGGACGAAGCGCGCGCGTATACGCGCGAATGCGGGCTGGAAGTGATCGGTTGCTGCTGTCCGGTCTGCGGCGACCTCAGCCTTAAGCGGCAGCGGATCAAACGCTGGCTGCTGGACCTCGAGCGCGAGCATCCGGGCGTGAAGAGCTCGATGCTGAAGGCCCTCGGCAACGTCGCTCCACGGCATCTGCTGGACACGCGTCTGAATCCTCCCGGCGAGTTGCGTGCTGCAGGCCACATCCCGTCCGATCTGCCCGAGCCGGTGTCGGAGGGCGCCGCGCCGTCGTGA
- a CDS encoding D-tyrosyl-tRNA(Tyr) deacylase gives MRAVVQRVRRASVTVDRRVVGAMAGGLLVLLGVGREDTDDDVTYVANKIRDLRLFTDTAGKMNLSVAEVGGAVLVVSQFTLLGDCRRGRRPSYSEAAAPEQARALYEAVVGRLRQGGLSVQTGEFQAMMDVELVNDGPVTVLLDSRRAF, from the coding sequence ATGCGGGCCGTAGTGCAGCGTGTGCGGCGCGCCTCGGTGACCGTCGACCGGCGGGTGGTTGGCGCGATGGCGGGGGGGCTCCTCGTCCTGCTCGGCGTCGGCCGGGAGGACACGGACGACGACGTGACCTACGTTGCGAACAAGATCAGGGATCTGCGCCTGTTTACCGACACGGCGGGAAAGATGAATCTCTCGGTTGCCGAGGTCGGCGGCGCCGTGCTCGTCGTATCGCAGTTTACGCTTCTGGGTGACTGCCGTCGCGGCCGGCGGCCTTCGTACAGTGAGGCGGCTGCCCCGGAGCAGGCCCGCGCCCTCTACGAGGCCGTCGTCGGGCGGCTCCGTCAGGGTGGCCTGTCCGTGCAGACCGGCGAGTTCCAGGCGATGATGGACGTCGAGCTGGTCAACGACGGTCCCGTGACCGTCCTGCTCGACAGCCGGCGTGCGTTCTGA
- a CDS encoding CPBP family intramembrane metalloprotease, protein MVDEARPRSPNSLLRLALAGELLLVLLALGWARYRALPLTVAAGPWPRDLAAGVAGAAALAVVNHGLLCRAPALRPVRAIRRVYRDLLKPAFAGIGAREVVVISLAAGIGEELLFRGVLQPEIGLIPASLVFGVLHTGGRGTFAFGCWVALMGAALGWLAAATGGLLAPIVAHALYDAWALAYIRRGRECAAVKGGVVG, encoded by the coding sequence GTGGTGGACGAAGCGCGACCTCGGTCGCCGAACTCCCTGTTGCGGTTGGCGTTGGCCGGCGAGTTGCTGCTGGTCCTGCTGGCCCTGGGCTGGGCGCGCTACCGCGCCCTTCCGCTGACCGTGGCCGCCGGTCCTTGGCCCCGTGACCTGGCCGCCGGCGTGGCCGGCGCCGCCGCCCTCGCCGTCGTCAACCACGGCCTGTTGTGCCGCGCGCCGGCGTTGCGGCCGGTGCGCGCCATCCGCCGCGTGTACCGCGACCTGCTGAAGCCCGCCTTCGCCGGCATCGGCGCGCGGGAGGTGGTGGTGATATCGCTCGCCGCCGGCATCGGCGAGGAGCTGCTGTTCCGCGGCGTGCTGCAGCCGGAGATCGGGTTGATCCCGGCGAGTCTGGTCTTCGGCGTGCTGCACACGGGTGGGCGCGGGACGTTCGCCTTCGGTTGCTGGGTGGCGTTGATGGGCGCGGCGCTCGGGTGGCTGGCGGCGGCGACCGGCGGGCTGCTGGCGCCGATCGTCGCGCACGCGCTGTACGATGCCTGGGCGCTCGCCTATATCCGACGCGGACGCGAGTGTGCGGCCGTCAAGGGGGGCGTCGTGGGGTAG